The window GGCGTCCGGCGATATCACCGTTGGTATCAGCCAGACTCGCGGGCTGCCGGCCAACGCCAAGCGCAAGCTGTTGCGGCACATCCTGCCCAACATTTTGCGCGCGGACGCATCGGACACACCGCTGACGCTGGATGAGTATTGCGCGCGACCGCACGTACTGGTTTCCCACACCGCCAATGTCAGTGGCTACGCCGATGAGTGGCTGGCGGAGATTGGTCGCACGCGCCACGTGGTCCTGTCCGTGCCGCAATACAGCTCGTTGCCGGCCTTGCTGGCCGGGACCGATCTGATTGCCAGTCTGCCGGACTACGCCGCCGAAGCGATGGCCGCGTCCGGCCAGCTGTTCAAGGAACCGTTCCCGTTCAAGACGCCTACTCTGGACCTCTCGATGGTCTGGCTCAGCCATGTCGATACCGACCCGGCCGAGCGCTGGTTGAGGTCACGGCTGGAGGCGTTCATGAGTGAGCGCGCGGTTTTACCGCCCGAGTGAGTAGGGCGATGCTGTGATATATGTACGATCTTTCTGCCCACTTTCAGGAGCTCAGTCATGCCTCACCTGCACATGGAATACACCGCCAACCTGCCCGAGCTCAATGCTGACGTGGCGTTGATCCGACTCAACAATGCGTTGGTGGCTTCCGGTCAGTTTGCTGCCGAATACGACATCAAGAGCCGAGCGGTGAAGGTTGAGACGTTCAAGGTCGGCACGTTGTCAGGTGAGCGAGCCTTTGTGCACGTGAAACTGGCGCTGTTGAGCGGTCGTTCGCCACAGATCAAGCAGCAGTTGTCCGAAAGTTTGCTGGCTGTGGTGCAGGAGCTATGTGAATGGCCGACGGGCATTGAAGTCCAGCTGGCCGTCGAAATCCTCGACATCGATCGAGATTCCTACACCAAGATAGCCCTCTGAGTTTCACGCCATTTCCTGCTCGGTGCAGGCCTTGACCACTTGCTCGCGCAGCCAGGTGTTGGCGCTGTCCTGATCGACATTCTGGCTCCACTGCATGTCGAGGCTGAATCCCGGCAAGCCGTTGGGCGCTTCGCAATGTTTGAAGATCGCGTCGTTGGCCAGCAATTGCTGGATACGCCGAGGCAGGGTCAGGATGAAGTCGGTGCCGGTGATCATCTTCAGTGCCGCGCTGTAGCTGTTGGAGCGCGCGACGATCTGGCGTTTTTGCGCCTGCTGCGCCAACCAGCCGTCAACCATGTTGGTGCTGGACGTCCAAGGTGTCGGGAACACGTGCCGGCGTTCAACAAAGGCTTGCAGGCTTAAACGCCGCTCCGGTGGTGAGGCACGTTTATCGAAGACACAGACCAGGTCATCCTCCAGCAGCATCCGGGATTTGAAATCGCCGTGACTGCGATGAAAGTTCGGGCCGAAGCAAATCACCAGGTCGAGGCTGCCGTCGCGTAGCTCTTCGGCCGGGATGTCGGTTTCGAACTTGTGCATGTTGACCATCACTGGAAGGTCGGCGAAATCGAAGCTTTTCAACAGGCGCGGCAGGATCAACTGCTCGAAGTATTCCGGTGCGCAGATATTGAAGGTGACGGGTTGCAGGGTGGGGTCGAATGCTGGCGCACCGGCGTGACACAGGTTGATGCTTTCCAGGATCTTCAGCACGTGGGTGTACATGGTGCTGGCTTTGTAGGTGGGACGCATACCCGCTCGGGTATTGATGAACAGTTCGTCTTCGAAACTGGTGCGCAGCTTTTTCAGGCAGTAACTCACGGTGGACTGGCTGACGCAGAGCGCCTCGGATACACCGCTGACGCTGCTTTGCTCATACACGGCAATAAACACCATGAGGTCCTGCATATCGAGCTTTCTAAGCAAGTTACTGTTCAGCATCCGTTGGGTCTCGCTGTGCTCCTTGCGCTGACTGTGCGCAAACTTGTGCGACAGATCCTAACGGAACGATGGTGCCAGGAGAATGCCTTGTAGGCTTTTTCATGGAAAGTTGTGGGGCAATTCCAGCGGTCTTCAGCCCTGAACGGCTGCAGGCACCCCGCGGCGACTGGACATCAGCAAGGCCCACATACCGATTCCGACCAGCAGCGCGCCGATGATTTCCAGCGGCAGTGGCGGCTGACGGAACCAGAACCAGTGAAAAACGGTGAGGAGCAGCGTGCTCAGGTAAATGTAGGAAATGACCGAGGAAGGGGCGATAACGCCGATGGCCCGATGCAGCAGCCAGAAGGTCGCCAGCGTGGCGAACACCGCCAGGTAAATCAGCCACCAGAAATCGCTCACGGTCAGCAATGACGCCGATCGCCAGCCGCCGCTGAGCCCACAGAATGCCAGCAGAAACAACGCGCCGAACAGCATGTTCCAGAAAGTCATGCCCACCGGGCCGCGCCCCTTGAGACTGCGGGCCTTGAGTCGTTGACTCAGGGGCGAGTAAAGCGCCATCGCCACGCAACCGACGCCATACACCGACACTGCATACAGCGATGGCAGCTCACCAGGGTCTGCGCCTTTCAACACCAGCAACACGGCCCCGGCAGCGGCCATCAGCATCGGCAGCACCCGCTGTTTCAGGTGGCTGTCGGGCATCAAAACCGCTTCGAACAGCAATGTCA of the Pseudomonas frederiksbergensis genome contains:
- a CDS encoding LysR substrate-binding domain-containing protein; the encoded protein is MNRNELRKADINLMVVFETLMLERNVTRVAEKLFLGQPTISSALNRLRTMFNDPLFIRVGHRMEPTARAEEIILHLSPALDSLSVALSLTHDFDPTSSTMTFRIGLSDDVEFGLLPPLLRALRQEAPKVVFVVQHVDYWRIPDLLASGDITVGISQTRGLPANAKRKLLRHILPNILRADASDTPLTLDEYCARPHVLVSHTANVSGYADEWLAEIGRTRHVVLSVPQYSSLPALLAGTDLIASLPDYAAEAMAASGQLFKEPFPFKTPTLDLSMVWLSHVDTDPAERWLRSRLEAFMSERAVLPPE
- a CDS encoding 5-carboxymethyl-2-hydroxymuconate Delta-isomerase, coding for MPHLHMEYTANLPELNADVALIRLNNALVASGQFAAEYDIKSRAVKVETFKVGTLSGERAFVHVKLALLSGRSPQIKQQLSESLLAVVQELCEWPTGIEVQLAVEILDIDRDSYTKIAL
- a CDS encoding LysR family transcriptional regulator encodes the protein MLNSNLLRKLDMQDLMVFIAVYEQSSVSGVSEALCVSQSTVSYCLKKLRTSFEDELFINTRAGMRPTYKASTMYTHVLKILESINLCHAGAPAFDPTLQPVTFNICAPEYFEQLILPRLLKSFDFADLPVMVNMHKFETDIPAEELRDGSLDLVICFGPNFHRSHGDFKSRMLLEDDLVCVFDKRASPPERRLSLQAFVERRHVFPTPWTSSTNMVDGWLAQQAQKRQIVARSNSYSAALKMITGTDFILTLPRRIQQLLANDAIFKHCEAPNGLPGFSLDMQWSQNVDQDSANTWLREQVVKACTEQEMA
- a CDS encoding DMT family transporter, whose translation is MKHTGFAAAHLGMLLWALLIAASFSAAAQVSQAIDPILLTGLRLLFCALVFLPLLLFKGDSAMTVRGLFGHAVLGLLLAAYFGSLFEALRYTSAVNTGTMFTLVPLLTLLFEAVLMPDSHLKQRVLPMLMAAAGAVLLVLKGADPGELPSLYAVSVYGVGCVAMALYSPLSQRLKARSLKGRGPVGMTFWNMLFGALFLLAFCGLSGGWRSASLLTVSDFWWLIYLAVFATLATFWLLHRAIGVIAPSSVISYIYLSTLLLTVFHWFWFRQPPLPLEIIGALLVGIGMWALLMSSRRGVPAAVQG